Proteins found in one Paenibacillus sp. FSL R10-2782 genomic segment:
- the secE gene encoding preprotein translocase subunit SecE: protein MKRSFKSLFSFFSESWAELKKVRWPNRKELTNYTLIVIGTIAFVTIYFWVLDIGISAVIEAII from the coding sequence GTGAAACGCAGTTTCAAGTCTCTGTTTTCCTTTTTCTCTGAAAGCTGGGCTGAACTCAAGAAGGTTCGCTGGCCCAATCGTAAAGAACTGACCAACTATACGCTGATTGTCATTGGGACGATTGCGTTTGTCACGATTTATTTTTGGGTTCTCGATATCGGCATTTCCGCTGTGATCGAAGCGATTATCTAG
- the sigH gene encoding RNA polymerase sporulation sigma factor SigH encodes MSVDLKDIMLSKFDYKNDEDIVGAVHEGDGEALEFLINKYRNFVRAKARSYFLIGADREDIIQEGMIGLYKSIRDFKGDKFASFKGFAELCITRQIITAIKTATRQKHIPLNSYVSLDKPIYDEESDRTLLDVICGTQVSDPEELIINQEEFVGLEDKMSEILSELERKVLMLYLDGRSYQEIAEDLDRHVKSIDNALQRVKRKLEKYLEVRDS; translated from the coding sequence GTGAGTGTGGACCTCAAGGATATCATGTTGTCAAAGTTTGATTACAAAAATGATGAAGACATTGTCGGAGCAGTCCATGAAGGTGATGGGGAGGCACTGGAGTTTCTGATTAATAAATATCGGAACTTCGTGCGGGCCAAGGCCAGATCCTACTTCCTGATCGGCGCTGATCGCGAGGATATTATTCAGGAGGGCATGATTGGTCTCTACAAATCTATTCGTGATTTTAAGGGAGACAAGTTTGCTTCGTTCAAGGGCTTTGCCGAGCTGTGCATTACAAGACAGATCATTACGGCAATCAAGACGGCCACACGACAAAAGCATATTCCTCTGAATTCCTACGTATCTCTGGACAAGCCCATTTACGATGAAGAGTCTGATCGGACGTTACTGGACGTGATTTGCGGAACACAGGTAAGTGATCCTGAAGAGCTGATTATCAATCAGGAAGAGTTTGTGGGCCTTGAGGACAAGATGTCCGAGATTCTGAGCGAGCTGGAACGGAAGGTGCTTATGTTGTATCTGGACGGACGTTCATATCAGGAAATTGCCGAGGACCTTGACCGCCACGTGAAATCTATTGATAATGCGCTGCAACGGGTCAAGCGCAAACTTGAAAAGTATTTGGAAGTAAGGGATAGCTGA
- the rplL gene encoding 50S ribosomal protein L7/L12 → MSKEQILEAIKGMSVLELNDLVKAIEEEFGVTAAAPVAVAGGAAGGGAEAEQSEFDVILTSAGASKINVIKAVREITGLGLKEAKELVDNAPKPLKEKIAKEEADSLKAKLEEAGASVEVK, encoded by the coding sequence ATGAGTAAAGAGCAAATCTTGGAAGCAATTAAAGGTATGTCCGTATTGGAACTGAACGATCTCGTGAAAGCAATCGAAGAAGAATTCGGCGTAACTGCAGCAGCTCCAGTAGCTGTAGCAGGTGGCGCAGCAGGCGGCGGCGCAGAAGCTGAGCAATCCGAGTTCGACGTAATTTTGACAAGCGCTGGCGCTTCCAAAATCAACGTTATCAAAGCAGTTCGCGAAATCACAGGTCTTGGCCTGAAAGAAGCAAAAGAACTGGTTGACAACGCTCCAAAACCACTGAAAGAAAAAATTGCGAAAGAAGAAGCTGATTCCTTGAAAGCAAAATTGGAAGAAGCAGGCGCTTCCGTAGAAGTGAAATAA
- the rplJ gene encoding 50S ribosomal protein L10, which translates to MANAKVIQAKQEAVEVVAAKLRESVTTVVADYRGLNVAQVTELRKQLREAGIEFQVLKNTLLRRATAAAELTELDAVLTGPTAIAFGKDDAVSAAKILNDFAKKNTALELKGAVVEGRVIGVEEIKALAELPSREGLLSMLLSVLQAPVRNFALAVKAVAEKEEQSA; encoded by the coding sequence TTGGCAAATGCAAAAGTGATTCAAGCAAAACAAGAAGCTGTTGAAGTTGTAGCTGCAAAATTGCGCGAGAGCGTAACGACTGTGGTTGCTGACTATCGCGGTCTGAATGTTGCCCAAGTAACTGAGCTGCGTAAGCAGCTTCGCGAAGCCGGAATCGAGTTTCAAGTGCTGAAAAACACGCTGCTCCGTCGTGCAACTGCGGCAGCAGAATTGACTGAACTGGACGCAGTATTGACAGGTCCTACTGCAATCGCGTTCGGCAAAGATGATGCAGTGTCTGCAGCTAAAATCTTGAATGATTTCGCTAAGAAAAACACTGCGCTGGAACTGAAAGGTGCAGTTGTAGAAGGCCGTGTTATCGGTGTTGAGGAAATCAAAGCGCTGGCAGAACTGCCATCCCGCGAAGGTCTCCTTTCCATGCTCCTCAGCGTGCTTCAAGCTCCTGTGCGCAACTTCGCGCTTGCAGTTAAAGCTGTTGCAGAAAAAGAAGAGCAAAGCGCATAA
- a CDS encoding ribonuclease III domain-containing protein, translating into MSDKPLNMGGAEDAGNWFPYPASKPARLMPPIALAYIGDAVYEVAVRQYLLAQPNLRPNHLHRRATGLVSAKAQSRMLVLLETVLTEEERGIVRQGRNAKSGSLPKNADVLEYRHATALEALIGFLYSDGRLNRLRELITYGIAQMENTEKS; encoded by the coding sequence ATGAGTGATAAGCCACTGAACATGGGGGGGGCGGAGGATGCGGGAAACTGGTTCCCGTATCCTGCGTCTAAGCCAGCCCGCCTGATGCCGCCGATTGCACTGGCTTACATTGGCGATGCCGTGTATGAGGTCGCAGTGCGGCAATATTTGCTGGCGCAGCCCAATCTGCGCCCGAACCATTTACATCGGCGAGCCACAGGGCTGGTCTCTGCCAAGGCGCAGAGCCGTATGCTCGTGCTGCTGGAGACGGTGCTGACGGAGGAAGAACGTGGTATTGTCCGACAAGGCAGAAATGCCAAGTCAGGAAGCCTTCCCAAAAACGCTGATGTACTTGAGTACCGTCACGCGACTGCGCTGGAGGCATTGATCGGCTTTCTCTATAGCGATGGACGGTTGAATAGATTGAGAGAATTGATAACTTATGGTATTGCACAAATGGAAAATACAGAAAAATCTTAA
- the rplK gene encoding 50S ribosomal protein L11, with protein MAKKVIKMVKLQIPAGKANPAPPVGPALGQAGVNIMAFCKEFNARTADQAGLIIPVEISVFEDRSFTFITKTPPAAVLLKVAAKIEKGSGEPNKTKVATVNRATVRQIAEQKMPDLNAASVESAMRMVEGTARSMGITIVD; from the coding sequence GTGGCAAAAAAGGTAATCAAAATGGTAAAACTGCAGATCCCTGCAGGTAAAGCTAATCCAGCGCCTCCAGTAGGTCCGGCTTTGGGTCAAGCAGGTGTCAACATCATGGCATTCTGTAAAGAGTTCAATGCTCGTACTGCTGATCAAGCAGGCCTGATCATCCCGGTTGAAATTTCGGTGTTTGAAGATCGTTCTTTTACGTTCATCACCAAAACTCCACCGGCTGCTGTGCTGTTGAAAGTTGCTGCTAAAATCGAAAAAGGTTCCGGTGAACCGAACAAAACGAAAGTTGCAACTGTAAATCGCGCTACCGTTCGTCAAATTGCTGAGCAAAAAATGCCTGACCTTAACGCAGCTTCCGTAGAATCGGCAATGCGTATGGTTGAAGGTACTGCTCGCAGCATGGGTATCACCATCGTAGACTAA
- the rlmB gene encoding 23S rRNA (guanosine(2251)-2'-O)-methyltransferase RlmB gives MEEEWIAGKHSVTEALRSGRTINKIWIADNAQKHLTLPITAEAKKAGIIVLQVDKRKLDQMVPGIQHQGVVAQAAPFAYVEVEELLATARSKGEEPFLILLDEIEDPHNLGSILRTADCTGAHGVIVPKRRSAAVTVTVSKTSAGAVEYVPVARVNNLGQTIDRLKEEGVWVVGTDVTATDPVFGNGVFTGPVAIVIGNENKGMGRLIREKCDVLVKLPMAGQINSLNASVAAGVVMYEVLRGRQARG, from the coding sequence ATGGAAGAAGAATGGATTGCCGGTAAGCATTCGGTAACGGAGGCGCTTCGCTCAGGCAGAACGATAAATAAAATATGGATTGCGGATAATGCACAAAAGCACCTGACATTGCCTATTACAGCTGAAGCAAAAAAAGCGGGGATCATTGTTTTACAGGTGGACAAGCGTAAGCTTGACCAAATGGTTCCGGGAATACAGCATCAGGGAGTGGTAGCACAGGCTGCACCTTTTGCCTACGTTGAAGTGGAAGAACTGCTCGCAACTGCCCGTAGTAAGGGAGAAGAGCCGTTTTTGATCCTATTGGATGAGATTGAAGATCCGCATAATCTAGGGTCTATCCTTCGGACAGCGGACTGCACAGGGGCACATGGCGTAATCGTGCCGAAAAGACGTTCGGCGGCAGTAACTGTAACGGTGTCTAAAACATCAGCGGGGGCGGTTGAATATGTTCCGGTGGCGCGTGTGAACAATTTGGGGCAAACCATCGACCGTCTCAAAGAGGAAGGCGTATGGGTAGTTGGCACAGATGTGACAGCTACGGACCCGGTTTTTGGAAATGGTGTATTCACAGGGCCAGTAGCCATCGTCATTGGTAATGAAAATAAAGGGATGGGGCGTTTGATCCGCGAGAAATGTGACGTACTCGTTAAGCTGCCGATGGCTGGGCAAATCAATTCCCTGAATGCTTCTGTAGCCGCAGGTGTCGTGATGTACGAAGTGTTGCGCGGACGACAGGCACGGGGCTAA
- the rplA gene encoding 50S ribosomal protein L1: MAKHGKKYLEAAKLIDSEATYEPLEAVELVKKGATAKFDETVEAAVRLGVDSRKQDQAVRGVVVLPHGTGKTQRVLVFAKGDKVKEAEAAGADFVGDQDMINKIQQGWFEFDVCVATPDMMSEVGKLGRLLGGKGLMPNPKAGTVTFDVAKAVQEIKAGKIEYRLDKAGQIHAPIGKASFSAEQLNENLKALIEALNRAKPAAAKGVYLKNIAISSTMGPSARVNASVYK, encoded by the coding sequence ATGGCTAAACATGGTAAGAAATACTTGGAAGCCGCTAAGTTGATTGACAGCGAAGCGACTTATGAGCCTTTGGAAGCCGTTGAATTGGTGAAAAAAGGCGCAACTGCTAAATTTGACGAAACTGTTGAAGCGGCAGTCCGTCTGGGCGTAGATTCCCGTAAACAAGACCAGGCTGTTCGTGGTGTTGTTGTCCTGCCGCATGGTACGGGTAAAACACAACGTGTTCTGGTATTTGCAAAAGGTGACAAAGTGAAAGAAGCCGAAGCTGCTGGCGCTGATTTTGTTGGCGATCAAGATATGATCAACAAAATTCAACAAGGCTGGTTCGAATTCGACGTCTGCGTTGCGACACCTGATATGATGAGTGAGGTTGGTAAACTGGGTCGTTTGCTCGGTGGTAAAGGCCTAATGCCAAACCCTAAAGCAGGCACAGTTACTTTCGACGTTGCCAAGGCTGTTCAAGAAATTAAAGCCGGTAAAATCGAATACCGTCTCGACAAAGCGGGTCAAATTCATGCGCCAATCGGCAAAGCATCCTTCAGTGCTGAACAACTGAACGAGAATCTTAAAGCTTTGATCGAAGCCTTGAACCGTGCGAAGCCAGCGGCTGCTAAAGGTGTATACCTGAAAAACATCGCTATTTCTTCGACTATGGGACCAAGTGCTCGTGTGAACGCATCTGTTTACAAATAA
- the rpmG gene encoding 50S ribosomal protein L33: protein MRVIITLACTTCKQRNYTTTKNKRNHPDRMEMKKFCKSCNEQTSHRETR, encoded by the coding sequence ATGCGGGTAATTATTACTTTGGCTTGTACAACATGCAAACAAAGAAATTACACAACGACGAAAAACAAGCGTAATCACCCCGACCGCATGGAGATGAAGAAATTCTGTAAGTCCTGTAACGAACAGACTTCTCATCGGGAAACCAGATAG
- a CDS encoding NYN domain-containing protein, with protein MADTRDVLLVDGYNMIGAWPELSALVQSGMQEARDRLLERLADHQAYSGRRVIVVFDAYRVPGLGKTYAQSKVQIYFTKEKETADECIERLVRELGSRRRSIYVATSDQVEQHVAFGQGALRVSARELLIEIEESEKEVKKRIEQDSAKLSRNSLEAKLSPELRKLFERWRRE; from the coding sequence ATGGCTGACACGCGGGATGTTCTGCTTGTGGACGGTTACAACATGATTGGAGCCTGGCCCGAACTTTCCGCACTGGTACAATCTGGGATGCAGGAAGCGAGGGACAGACTGCTTGAACGACTCGCGGATCATCAGGCGTATTCCGGCAGAAGAGTCATTGTCGTTTTTGATGCTTACCGGGTGCCAGGATTGGGTAAAACGTATGCCCAGAGTAAAGTCCAGATTTATTTTACAAAAGAAAAAGAGACCGCTGACGAGTGCATTGAGCGATTGGTTCGGGAGCTAGGCAGCCGGAGAAGAAGCATTTATGTAGCGACAAGTGATCAGGTGGAGCAACATGTTGCTTTTGGGCAAGGAGCGCTCAGGGTGTCAGCGCGTGAACTTCTGATCGAGATTGAGGAATCTGAAAAGGAAGTGAAAAAGCGGATAGAGCAGGATAGCGCTAAGTTGTCCCGCAATTCGCTGGAAGCCAAGCTGAGCCCGGAACTTCGAAAGCTGTTTGAGCGCTGGAGAAGAGAATAG
- the nusG gene encoding transcription termination/antitermination protein NusG, which translates to MEKRWYVVHTYSGYENKVKANLEKRVESMGMEDKIFRVLVPMEEELVTKDGKKKTVMRKVYPGYVLVEMVQTDDSWYVVRNTPGVTGFVGSTGSGSKPTALLPEEVEQILKHMGMVEPKPKIEFDVKESVRIKVGPFANFVGSVEEILVEKSKLKVHVNMFGRETPLELDYTQVEKI; encoded by the coding sequence ATGGAAAAAAGATGGTACGTCGTTCATACCTATTCAGGGTATGAGAACAAAGTCAAAGCCAATTTGGAGAAACGCGTTGAGTCCATGGGCATGGAGGACAAGATTTTCCGCGTTCTTGTTCCAATGGAAGAAGAACTGGTAACCAAGGACGGTAAGAAAAAGACCGTTATGCGTAAAGTTTACCCTGGTTATGTCTTGGTCGAAATGGTTCAAACCGACGACTCTTGGTACGTTGTGCGCAACACACCAGGTGTTACGGGATTTGTAGGATCAACAGGCTCGGGTTCCAAACCGACAGCTTTGCTTCCAGAAGAAGTTGAACAGATTCTGAAGCATATGGGCATGGTAGAGCCGAAACCGAAGATCGAATTCGATGTTAAGGAATCCGTGCGAATTAAAGTTGGTCCTTTTGCGAATTTTGTGGGCTCCGTGGAAGAAATTTTGGTTGAGAAGAGCAAGCTTAAGGTTCACGTTAACATGTTTGGACGGGAAACCCCGCTTGAGTTGGATTATACTCAGGTGGAGAAAATATAG
- a CDS encoding class I SAM-dependent methyltransferase has product MSDHYYSKRPETAHKRRSLETVLRGRTYRFASDSGVFSKQGIDYGSRVLIEAMQLPAQASVLDVGCGYGPIGLTAAALVPDGHVTMVDINERAVQLAIENAERNGITNVTIKQSDLFERVKADRFDVILTNPPIRAGKETVHTIFELAYEHLNEGGALWVVIQKKQGAPSASTKIESLFGRVEEVTKDKGYRILKAEKKF; this is encoded by the coding sequence ATGTCTGATCATTATTACTCCAAACGGCCAGAAACGGCGCATAAACGGAGGAGCCTCGAAACAGTGCTGCGGGGGCGAACATACCGTTTTGCCAGCGATTCAGGCGTTTTCTCCAAGCAGGGGATTGATTACGGTAGCCGTGTGCTAATTGAGGCGATGCAGCTTCCTGCGCAGGCTTCGGTGCTTGATGTAGGGTGCGGCTATGGACCGATTGGTTTGACAGCAGCAGCGCTTGTACCGGATGGTCACGTTACAATGGTGGATATTAACGAGCGAGCCGTTCAACTGGCAATAGAGAATGCGGAGCGGAATGGGATTACCAATGTGACCATAAAGCAAAGCGATCTGTTTGAGAGAGTGAAAGCTGATCGTTTTGACGTGATTCTAACGAATCCGCCTATACGTGCGGGTAAGGAAACCGTGCATACCATTTTTGAGCTTGCTTATGAGCATTTAAATGAAGGTGGGGCTTTGTGGGTGGTTATTCAGAAAAAGCAGGGTGCCCCTTCGGCAAGCACTAAAATCGAGAGCCTTTTCGGACGTGTGGAGGAAGTTACGAAGGATAAAGGCTACCGTATTTTGAAGGCAGAAAAAAAGTTTTAG